One Catalinimonas alkaloidigena DNA window includes the following coding sequences:
- a CDS encoding methyltransferase domain-containing protein produces the protein MKEAVLQCPACGAESSQFSLYKKCLDYSVSHELFSIDACNSCGHLFTNPRPANAHIGSYYQSAAYISHSDTSQGFVNKLYKLARQATLLQKRSLVRKLSPEGKRLLDVGCGTGYFAEFCQRGGWMVEGVEPDPKARELAAQKIHGEVLQQIQEVAGNYRFDVITLWHVLEHMHDLSATFKKLCELVKPDGKVVIAVPNPEAYDATFYQHYWAAYDVPRHLHHFQPSVMQALARKFGFRVIRQRGMVLDSFYVSLLSERYRKGKLTLPSLLKAMEIGLKSNVKASQSSQYSSIIYVLEIV, from the coding sequence ATGAAAGAAGCGGTTTTGCAGTGCCCCGCCTGCGGGGCTGAGAGTAGTCAGTTTTCGTTGTACAAAAAGTGCCTCGATTATTCAGTAAGCCACGAATTGTTCAGCATTGATGCGTGCAACAGTTGTGGCCATCTGTTTACCAATCCACGCCCTGCGAATGCGCACATCGGTTCGTATTATCAGTCAGCGGCGTACATATCCCACAGTGATACGAGCCAAGGGTTTGTAAACAAGCTTTACAAATTAGCACGTCAAGCGACCCTATTACAGAAGCGCTCTCTCGTTCGAAAGCTATCTCCCGAGGGGAAGAGGTTGTTGGATGTGGGATGCGGTACTGGCTATTTCGCCGAATTTTGCCAAAGGGGAGGGTGGATGGTAGAGGGAGTAGAACCTGATCCAAAAGCGCGTGAACTAGCTGCCCAGAAAATACATGGAGAGGTTTTGCAACAGATCCAAGAAGTAGCCGGCAACTATCGGTTCGACGTGATAACGCTGTGGCATGTATTAGAACACATGCATGACCTATCCGCCACTTTCAAAAAGCTATGCGAACTGGTGAAGCCGGATGGAAAAGTAGTGATTGCGGTTCCTAATCCCGAAGCGTACGACGCAACTTTTTATCAACACTATTGGGCGGCATATGATGTTCCACGGCATTTGCATCATTTCCAGCCTTCGGTAATGCAGGCATTAGCTAGGAAGTTTGGCTTCCGTGTCATACGACAAAGGGGAATGGTGCTCGACTCTTTCTATGTATCCCTGTTAAGCGAACGCTATCGGAAGGGCAAGTTAACGCTCCCAAGCCTGTTAAAAGCGATGGAAATTGGACTGAAGTCTAATGTAAAAGCTTCCCAGTCTTCTCAATATTCTAGCATTATCTACGTATTAGAAATCGTTTAG
- a CDS encoding Ig-like domain-containing protein: protein MGKQLSSILLILLLGLHCRCANVRAPEGGTRDTISPVLVKVIPENGSINYKGKQIILEFDENVSIVNPQQNVLITPFREGIKFDYKVKRNRIQLEFEEDFPANTTTTLNFGESIEDITEKNKAKNVRIAFSTGDYLDSLSISGTVLSPLTQLPVEEASVLLYDAQDTLTIQEDKPLYYAVTDEEGEFVISNLAPGEYKIYALVEKNNNLIYDNVDEQIGFLPDSIPLISDTSGIVLYSIASNDDTLRLKRVRNEKVNVTLETNKPFAKVSLFAESTGKELPFTTEANSKIRLYKETDYVDSLRIRVQAEDSIGSILDTIVKVNLSLPVPEEVKVDTVKQAAKASPIVGTDANQWELQLPLPLRQTSSDSLAFFLYQDSTVTSLNVDSILFGRTKLKITLPTTRAYGLLIPAGTLSYINGQTNRKDSLTLKRASSEEVAIARGKVNMPAENIIVELVNDRGEVVRQSLYQSDFTFDNVRPGTYQLRAIVDKNQNGKWDKGSFARKILPEEVHYYTNAQGDRTITLKANWEVRDLTWGW, encoded by the coding sequence ATGGGAAAACAGCTGAGTAGCATTTTGCTGATTCTACTCCTAGGCCTCCATTGCCGTTGCGCAAACGTCCGCGCTCCTGAAGGGGGTACACGCGATACCATCAGCCCTGTATTAGTAAAGGTGATTCCTGAAAATGGAAGCATTAATTATAAGGGAAAACAAATTATTCTCGAATTCGACGAGAACGTATCGATTGTAAATCCCCAGCAAAATGTGCTAATAACGCCTTTTAGAGAAGGAATTAAGTTCGATTACAAGGTGAAGCGCAATAGAATTCAGTTAGAGTTTGAAGAAGACTTCCCAGCTAATACCACGACTACGCTCAATTTTGGTGAGAGCATTGAGGACATAACTGAAAAAAACAAGGCTAAAAATGTGCGTATAGCCTTCAGTACGGGCGATTATCTCGATTCACTCTCGATTTCGGGCACCGTGCTGTCTCCTTTAACACAACTTCCTGTAGAAGAGGCATCGGTACTGTTATACGATGCTCAGGATACCCTGACTATTCAAGAGGATAAGCCGCTTTATTATGCCGTTACCGACGAAGAAGGGGAGTTTGTGATCAGCAACTTGGCACCTGGAGAGTATAAAATCTACGCACTGGTAGAAAAAAATAACAACTTGATCTACGATAATGTCGATGAACAAATTGGTTTTTTACCCGACAGTATCCCCTTAATTAGCGATACCAGCGGTATTGTATTGTACTCCATAGCCTCAAATGATGATACGCTTCGCTTAAAAAGAGTCCGGAATGAAAAAGTCAATGTGACTCTGGAAACCAACAAACCCTTTGCGAAGGTCTCGCTTTTTGCAGAATCTACCGGCAAAGAATTGCCCTTTACAACAGAAGCTAATTCGAAAATAAGGCTTTATAAGGAAACAGACTACGTCGATTCCCTACGAATACGAGTGCAGGCGGAAGACTCTATAGGATCGATTTTGGATACGATCGTAAAAGTAAACCTATCGTTGCCTGTCCCAGAGGAAGTCAAGGTAGATACAGTCAAGCAAGCTGCTAAGGCGTCACCCATCGTCGGGACGGATGCTAATCAGTGGGAATTGCAGCTCCCCCTTCCGTTACGCCAAACGTCGAGCGATTCGCTTGCTTTTTTCCTGTACCAAGATAGTACGGTTACGAGTCTGAATGTGGACAGTATTTTGTTTGGCCGTACTAAGCTAAAAATTACCTTACCCACTACTCGCGCTTACGGTCTACTTATTCCTGCGGGGACGCTTTCCTATATCAACGGCCAGACCAATCGTAAAGACAGCCTTACCCTGAAACGCGCAAGTTCTGAAGAAGTAGCCATCGCTCGGGGGAAAGTCAACATGCCGGCGGAGAATATTATAGTGGAACTTGTGAACGATAGGGGAGAAGTAGTGCGCCAGAGTTTGTACCAGTCAGACTTCACGTTTGACAATGTCCGGCCAGGGACATATCAACTTCGCGCTATTGTGGATAAGAACCAAAATGGAAAGTGGGACAAGGGAAGCTTCGCCAGAAAGATTCTTCCTGAAGAAGTCCACTATTATACGAATGCCCAAGGCGATCGCACCATTACCTTAAAGGCAAATTGGGAAGTACGCGACCTTACATGGGGCTGGTGA
- a CDS encoding tetratricopeptide repeat protein translates to MRKKNTFASDPSWVRVLRKSASVALLGCALATNAWAQSKDLEIAKEYVQNEDYVKAEELLTRLAKSKENYSSIYDEYMLVLTALKKEGEKEKFLKKYLKEQPDDLKAQADYGLLLLNQGAEKSATAHLQKLVERTQQSARETEQLASYLSEKGQNGFALKVYEAAQKSGLGPYHVQISNLYYSQGDVDDAIQELVSWAEEDPEAVESVQNTMQNFLRDDKERQQLEKILIEKTQKKPNEIAYNQLLLWLYIQDKDFYGAFIQAKAIDRRERKQGGTLFETGEIALKNGDFEAAEEIFGYLTKEYRESPFYSISRRYYIEAKEEAVKRIYPVDEVKIQNLIQDYVQFAAEVPNNEEALKSLKNVAELYAFYLHDLNKAKEIIREILTSRRVTEDFLADCKLLLGDVYLLAGEPWESTLLYAQVEKSLKDTPKGHEAKLRNAKLNFYKGDFELAQGHLDILKMATSREIANDAMELSLLIQDNLALDTNTAALQEYARIELLQYQNQLDEAYSALDSMLVVYPNHSLTDEIYWLKGRILEKEGKTDQALTLYQKVVDQYGQDLYGDDALYRIGRVQEEKKKDKEKAMEAYQRLMRDYPSSIHTQDARRRFRNLRGDVLN, encoded by the coding sequence ATGAGAAAAAAAAATACATTTGCATCCGATCCCTCCTGGGTCAGAGTGCTACGAAAGAGCGCTTCTGTTGCCCTTTTGGGGTGTGCCCTGGCAACGAATGCCTGGGCACAAAGCAAAGACCTTGAAATCGCCAAAGAGTATGTCCAAAACGAGGATTACGTAAAAGCTGAAGAGCTCCTGACCAGACTGGCCAAAAGCAAAGAGAACTACTCGTCCATTTACGACGAGTACATGCTGGTGTTGACTGCGCTGAAAAAAGAGGGCGAGAAGGAGAAATTCCTGAAGAAGTACCTGAAGGAACAACCGGACGACCTCAAAGCCCAGGCTGACTACGGACTCTTGTTGCTGAATCAGGGCGCAGAGAAAAGTGCCACGGCGCACCTCCAGAAGTTGGTGGAACGTACGCAGCAAAGCGCGCGTGAAACCGAACAACTCGCCTCCTACCTGTCCGAAAAAGGGCAGAACGGTTTTGCCTTGAAAGTTTACGAAGCCGCTCAAAAAAGCGGACTTGGTCCGTATCATGTGCAAATTTCAAATTTGTATTATTCTCAGGGAGACGTCGATGACGCAATTCAGGAATTAGTTTCGTGGGCGGAAGAAGATCCCGAAGCGGTAGAGAGCGTGCAGAATACCATGCAAAATTTTCTGCGCGACGACAAAGAACGCCAACAACTTGAAAAAATCTTAATTGAAAAAACGCAGAAGAAACCTAACGAAATCGCGTATAACCAACTTTTACTGTGGCTATACATCCAAGACAAAGATTTCTATGGTGCTTTTATCCAGGCTAAAGCCATTGATCGGCGCGAGCGAAAGCAAGGAGGAACCCTGTTCGAAACAGGCGAAATTGCCCTGAAAAATGGCGATTTCGAAGCGGCCGAGGAGATCTTCGGTTACCTAACCAAAGAATACCGGGAAAGCCCGTTCTACTCCATTTCACGACGCTACTACATCGAAGCGAAAGAAGAAGCCGTAAAGCGCATCTACCCGGTGGATGAAGTAAAAATTCAGAACTTGATTCAGGATTATGTACAATTTGCGGCCGAAGTCCCCAACAACGAGGAAGCCTTAAAAAGCTTAAAGAACGTCGCTGAATTGTATGCCTTTTATCTCCACGATTTGAATAAGGCAAAAGAAATCATTCGGGAAATTTTAACTTCTCGTAGAGTGACCGAAGATTTCCTCGCTGATTGCAAGCTTTTGTTAGGGGATGTTTACCTTCTGGCAGGCGAACCCTGGGAATCCACCCTTTTGTACGCTCAGGTGGAAAAATCGTTAAAAGATACCCCCAAAGGTCACGAAGCCAAGCTGCGTAACGCCAAACTGAACTTCTACAAAGGTGACTTTGAATTGGCTCAAGGGCATTTGGATATTCTGAAGATGGCTACTTCGCGCGAAATTGCCAACGATGCCATGGAACTCAGCCTTCTTATTCAGGACAATTTAGCGCTTGATACGAACACAGCGGCCCTGCAGGAATACGCACGAATTGAACTTTTGCAATACCAGAATCAACTGGACGAAGCTTATAGTGCACTGGACAGCATGCTGGTCGTGTACCCCAATCATAGCTTGACGGACGAGATCTACTGGCTCAAAGGACGTATCCTGGAGAAGGAAGGCAAGACCGATCAGGCCTTAACGTTGTACCAGAAAGTTGTGGATCAGTACGGACAAGATCTCTACGGTGACGATGCGCTGTATCGTATCGGACGGGTACAGGAAGAAAAGAAAAAGGATAAGGAAAAGGCTATGGAAGCCTACCAACGCCTGATGCGCGACTATCCCAGTAGCATTCATACGCAGGATGCCCGACGGCGCTTCCGAAATCTGCGGGGCGATGTGTTGAACTAA
- a CDS encoding MarR family winged helix-turn-helix transcriptional regulator codes for MKKEETIDYHIKTAWHAIARWYNAEAAKEGFTMTIGYVLINIDEKLGTPATRIGPMLGLEMRSLTRTLKNMEETGLIYRTNDAHDKRMVRICLTAEGLRKRDIAKQTVRAFNYVIREQFPPAKLATFFEVIGEMNRLIENNQLSEIINHHQSYHHGNTSVK; via the coding sequence TTGAAGAAAGAAGAGACCATCGATTACCACATCAAAACTGCCTGGCATGCCATCGCCCGTTGGTACAACGCTGAGGCAGCCAAAGAGGGCTTTACGATGACGATCGGTTACGTGCTCATCAACATCGACGAGAAGCTCGGCACGCCTGCGACACGCATCGGCCCGATGCTGGGACTGGAGATGCGCAGCCTGACCCGCACCCTAAAAAACATGGAAGAAACGGGCCTGATCTACCGTACGAACGACGCGCACGACAAGCGCATGGTACGGATTTGCCTCACCGCAGAAGGCTTGCGCAAGCGAGACATTGCCAAACAAACCGTGCGGGCCTTCAATTACGTTATACGCGAACAGTTTCCTCCGGCCAAGCTTGCTACTTTTTTTGAAGTGATCGGCGAAATGAATCGCCTGATCGAAAACAATCAGCTATCAGAAATCATCAATCACCACCAATCCTATCATCATGGAAATACCTCTGTTAAGTGA
- a CDS encoding 3-hydroxyacyl-CoA dehydrogenase/enoyl-CoA hydratase family protein, with the protein MEIPLLSEEKAQRSRPRAAKRTIKHVAILGSGVMGSRIAAHFANIGVKVTLLDIVPRELNEAEKAQGLQLTDKKYRNRLVNDALQAAIKSNPAPLYDAAFASRITTGNFEDDMAAIKECDWVMEVVVENLDIKKKVFEQVEKHRTPGTLITSNTSGIPIHLMLEGRSDDFREHFCGVHFFNPPRYLKLLEIIPTPETKPEVVDFLMNYGDLYLGKTTVLAKDTPAFIANRVGVYSIMEVIKIMQELDLSVEEVDKLTGPVIGHAKSATFRTSDVVGLDTMIKVADNLYRALPNDESRGIFQVPDFVRKMEENKWLGDKTGQGFYKKTKKDGQTEILALDLKTLEYAPSQKAKFATLETTKSIDNLRKRFGVLLKGQDKAGEFYRKMFAGLFQYVTNRIPEIADELYKIDDALKAGFGWEMGPFETWDAIGLENGLSLLKQQGKQPAAWVEEMLTSGATSFYKAEGGQKLYYDQQDQAYKVIPGTEGLILLDSLRENSVVWKNSDATLFDLGDGILGLEFHTKMNTLGSGVIEGINKAISLAEKEYQGLVIGNEAANFSAGANLAMVFMFAIEQEYDELDLMIRQFQNTMMRVRYSSIPVVVAPRGLTLGGGCEMTMHADHVQAIAETYIGLVEMGVGLIPGGGGTKEFALRTSDSFQKGDPELNRLQNAYMDIAMAKVATSAHEARRMSILRDRDRITVNSSRQLIEAKKAALSLAEAGYTHPIQRTDIKVEGRTGIALFKAGVHAMRMGRYISEHDKKVAEKLAYVICGGDLSTPQEVSEQYLLDLEREAFLSLCGERKTLERIQAVLQTGKPIRN; encoded by the coding sequence ATGGAAATACCTCTGTTAAGTGAAGAAAAGGCGCAGCGCTCGCGCCCACGCGCTGCCAAGAGGACGATCAAACATGTCGCCATTCTGGGGTCAGGCGTTATGGGAAGCCGTATCGCTGCACATTTCGCCAACATCGGCGTAAAGGTGACCCTGCTGGACATTGTGCCCCGTGAACTCAACGAGGCAGAAAAAGCCCAAGGCCTACAACTGACTGATAAAAAATACCGGAACCGGCTGGTAAACGACGCGCTTCAGGCGGCGATCAAGTCTAATCCGGCGCCACTGTACGATGCTGCCTTCGCTAGCCGCATCACCACTGGCAATTTCGAAGACGACATGGCTGCCATCAAAGAGTGCGATTGGGTGATGGAAGTGGTGGTCGAAAATCTGGACATCAAAAAGAAAGTATTTGAGCAGGTAGAAAAACACCGCACGCCCGGCACGCTCATTACCTCCAATACCTCGGGGATTCCGATCCACCTGATGCTGGAGGGACGTAGCGACGATTTCCGGGAGCATTTCTGCGGGGTGCACTTTTTCAATCCGCCGCGTTACCTGAAGCTGCTTGAAATCATCCCAACGCCGGAAACAAAGCCCGAAGTGGTCGATTTCCTGATGAACTACGGTGATCTCTACCTGGGCAAAACGACCGTACTGGCCAAGGATACACCCGCTTTCATCGCCAACCGGGTCGGGGTGTATTCCATCATGGAGGTGATCAAAATCATGCAGGAACTGGACCTGTCTGTCGAAGAAGTCGACAAGCTTACCGGACCTGTCATCGGCCATGCCAAATCGGCTACGTTCCGCACGTCCGATGTAGTGGGGCTGGATACGATGATCAAAGTTGCCGACAACCTCTATAGAGCACTGCCGAACGACGAATCGCGTGGCATTTTCCAGGTACCCGATTTTGTGCGGAAGATGGAAGAAAACAAGTGGTTGGGTGACAAAACCGGGCAGGGTTTTTACAAGAAAACCAAAAAGGACGGGCAAACGGAGATTCTGGCCCTGGACTTGAAAACGCTGGAATACGCCCCCTCCCAAAAGGCCAAGTTCGCCACGCTGGAAACCACTAAATCGATCGACAACCTGCGGAAGCGGTTTGGTGTGCTGCTGAAAGGTCAGGACAAAGCCGGTGAGTTTTACCGGAAAATGTTTGCGGGTCTGTTCCAGTACGTAACGAACCGGATCCCCGAAATCGCCGACGAATTGTACAAGATCGACGATGCCTTAAAGGCCGGTTTCGGCTGGGAAATGGGCCCGTTTGAAACCTGGGATGCCATCGGGCTGGAAAATGGCTTGTCGTTGCTGAAACAACAGGGCAAACAACCTGCAGCGTGGGTAGAGGAGATGCTCACTTCCGGCGCTACGTCGTTCTACAAAGCCGAAGGAGGCCAGAAACTCTACTACGATCAGCAAGACCAGGCGTACAAAGTAATCCCCGGTACGGAAGGACTGATTCTGCTGGATAGCCTTCGCGAAAACTCGGTCGTGTGGAAAAACTCGGATGCTACCCTGTTCGACCTGGGCGACGGGATTTTGGGGCTGGAGTTCCACACCAAAATGAACACCCTGGGCTCCGGTGTGATTGAGGGCATCAACAAGGCCATCAGCCTGGCAGAAAAAGAATACCAGGGCTTGGTGATTGGCAACGAAGCGGCCAACTTCTCGGCCGGGGCCAACCTGGCCATGGTCTTCATGTTTGCCATCGAGCAGGAATACGACGAACTGGACCTGATGATTCGCCAGTTTCAGAACACGATGATGCGCGTGCGCTATTCCAGCATTCCGGTGGTGGTGGCCCCGCGGGGACTGACGCTGGGCGGCGGCTGTGAAATGACGATGCACGCCGACCATGTACAAGCCATTGCCGAAACCTACATCGGGTTGGTAGAAATGGGCGTCGGCCTGATTCCGGGCGGGGGCGGCACCAAAGAATTTGCCCTCCGCACTTCCGATAGCTTCCAGAAGGGAGATCCCGAACTGAACCGGTTGCAAAATGCCTACATGGACATTGCGATGGCCAAGGTCGCGACGTCGGCCCACGAGGCCCGTCGGATGAGCATCCTACGCGACCGTGACCGCATTACCGTCAACAGCAGCCGTCAACTCATCGAAGCGAAAAAAGCGGCGCTGAGCCTGGCTGAAGCGGGCTATACGCACCCGATCCAACGGACGGACATCAAGGTAGAAGGCCGCACCGGCATCGCCCTGTTCAAGGCTGGCGTACACGCCATGCGCATGGGGCGCTACATCTCCGAGCACGACAAAAAAGTGGCCGAGAAGCTGGCCTACGTCATCTGTGGTGGCGATTTGTCCACGCCTCAGGAAGTATCGGAACAATACCTGCTGGATCTGGAACGCGAAGCGTTTCTGTCGCTGTGCGGCGAGCGGAAAACGCTCGAGCGCATCCAGGCGGTGCTGCAAACCGGCAAGCCGATCCGCAATTAA
- a CDS encoding acetyl-CoA C-acyltransferase: MNAYIVAGYRTAVGKANRGGFRFTRPDNLAAEVIKHLMKSVPSLDPKRVDDVIVGNAVPEAEQGMQMGRMISLLSMPIEVPGMIVNRYCGSGVETIAIASAKIHAGQADCIIAGGTESMSLVPVMGWKTALNYDIAEHHADYYIGMGLTAEQVGEKWKISREDQDAFALRSHERALAAIRDGKFKDEIVPITVEETYLDPKMKKKKREYVVDTDEGPRADTNLEALSRLKPVFAMGGTVTAGNSSQTSDGAAFVLVMSERLVNELNLKPIARMMSYCAAGVEPRYMGIGPMAAVPKALKQAGLQQNDIDLIELNEAFAAQSVAVIRELDLDPDQINVNGGAIALGHPLGCSGTKLSIQLFNEMRRQQKKYGMVTACVGGGQGVAGIYEFLN; this comes from the coding sequence ATGAATGCATACATTGTAGCCGGCTACCGTACGGCCGTCGGCAAAGCCAACCGCGGCGGATTCCGCTTTACGCGCCCCGATAATCTGGCCGCCGAGGTCATCAAACACCTGATGAAGTCCGTGCCTTCGCTCGATCCGAAACGCGTCGACGATGTGATCGTGGGCAACGCCGTGCCCGAAGCAGAACAAGGCATGCAAATGGGCCGGATGATTTCGCTATTGTCCATGCCCATCGAAGTACCCGGTATGATTGTGAACCGCTACTGCGGCTCGGGCGTGGAAACCATCGCCATCGCGTCGGCCAAGATTCATGCAGGGCAAGCCGATTGCATCATTGCGGGCGGCACCGAATCCATGTCGTTGGTGCCGGTGATGGGCTGGAAAACCGCGTTGAACTACGACATCGCCGAGCACCACGCCGACTATTACATCGGGATGGGCCTCACGGCCGAGCAGGTAGGAGAGAAGTGGAAGATCAGTCGGGAAGATCAGGATGCGTTCGCCTTGCGCTCGCACGAGCGTGCGTTGGCGGCCATTAGGGACGGCAAGTTCAAGGACGAGATTGTGCCGATTACGGTCGAAGAGACGTACCTGGACCCGAAGATGAAAAAGAAGAAGCGCGAGTATGTGGTAGACACCGACGAAGGGCCGCGCGCCGATACCAATCTGGAGGCGCTCAGCCGTCTAAAACCGGTTTTCGCAATGGGAGGTACCGTCACGGCCGGAAACTCGTCGCAGACGTCGGATGGAGCCGCTTTTGTGCTGGTCATGTCCGAGCGGCTGGTCAACGAACTGAACCTGAAACCCATAGCCCGCATGATGAGCTACTGCGCTGCCGGCGTAGAACCGCGCTACATGGGCATCGGGCCGATGGCGGCCGTACCCAAAGCGCTGAAACAGGCAGGCCTGCAGCAGAACGACATCGACCTGATCGAACTCAATGAAGCCTTTGCCGCGCAGTCGGTGGCCGTTATCCGGGAGTTGGATCTGGACCCGGACCAAATCAACGTCAACGGCGGTGCCATTGCGCTCGGCCATCCGTTGGGCTGTTCGGGTACCAAACTGTCGATCCAGCTTTTCAACGAAATGCGGCGGCAGCAGAAAAAATACGGCATGGTGACGGCGTGTGTGGGCGGTGGCCAGGGCGTTGCCGGCATCTACGAATTCCTGAACTAA
- a CDS encoding acyl-CoA dehydrogenase family protein, whose product MEEMLKGRAIKGGEFLVKDTDAQDVFIPEEFNEEQRMIAQTCRDFLTKEIYPKLDEIDSMKNPELMPELMDKAGELGLLGTSVPEQFGGFGMDFNTSMLVADIIGAGHSFAVALSAHTGIGTLPILYYGNEAQKEKYLPKLATGEWKAAYCLTEPDSGSDANSGKTKAVLSEDGSHYKISGQKMWITNGGFADIYIVFAKIEDDKNLTAFIVEKSFGNITMNEEEKKMGIKGSSTRQIFFNETPVPVENMLSERQNGFKIAVNILNIGRIKLAAAAIGASREVLNKAINYANERKQFGQAIANYGAIKYKLAEMATRLYVSESAAYRAGQNIDDAYESLKGEGMEEAQAKLKSVEQFAIECAIMKVHGSEVLDYIVDEGVQVYGGMGFSAEAPMDRSYRDARINRIFEGTNEINRLLAIDMILKRGMKGEIDLMGPATAVSKEIMSIPDFGADEDESFFAAEKKTVKNLKKALLMTAGAAVQKYMNKLAHEQEIIMNLADMLIEIYTVESAMLRTEKLVGKRGEEACQGQIDMTRTYLYDTADRIHSWGKNAINAFSEGDEQRVMLMGLKRFTKVAPFNAKEARRRVANAMIQENKYIYSDLY is encoded by the coding sequence ATGGAAGAGATGTTAAAAGGCCGCGCCATTAAAGGCGGCGAATTTCTCGTCAAAGACACCGACGCGCAGGACGTTTTTATCCCTGAAGAATTCAACGAAGAGCAGCGGATGATTGCCCAGACGTGCCGCGATTTCCTCACCAAGGAGATCTATCCGAAGCTCGACGAAATCGATAGCATGAAAAACCCGGAATTGATGCCAGAACTTATGGACAAAGCCGGCGAACTGGGCCTATTGGGAACGTCTGTGCCGGAACAATTCGGCGGATTCGGCATGGATTTCAACACGTCGATGCTGGTGGCCGACATCATTGGGGCGGGGCATTCGTTTGCCGTGGCCCTGTCGGCTCATACGGGCATCGGCACCCTGCCGATTCTGTACTACGGCAACGAGGCACAGAAAGAAAAGTACCTGCCCAAACTGGCAACGGGCGAGTGGAAAGCGGCCTACTGCCTGACCGAACCCGACTCGGGCTCGGATGCCAATTCCGGAAAAACCAAGGCGGTTCTGTCGGAAGACGGCTCGCACTACAAAATCTCCGGGCAGAAAATGTGGATCACCAATGGTGGGTTCGCCGACATCTACATCGTCTTCGCTAAGATCGAGGACGACAAAAACCTGACCGCCTTCATCGTGGAAAAGTCGTTTGGCAACATCACGATGAACGAAGAAGAGAAGAAGATGGGCATCAAGGGGTCGTCTACCCGGCAGATTTTCTTCAACGAGACGCCCGTACCGGTCGAGAACATGCTTTCCGAACGCCAGAACGGCTTTAAGATCGCGGTTAACATCCTCAACATCGGTCGGATCAAACTGGCCGCCGCCGCCATCGGTGCGTCGCGGGAAGTGCTCAACAAGGCGATCAATTACGCGAACGAGCGGAAGCAGTTCGGACAGGCCATCGCCAATTACGGCGCCATCAAGTACAAACTGGCCGAAATGGCAACCCGCCTCTACGTTTCGGAATCGGCGGCTTATCGCGCCGGGCAGAACATCGACGACGCCTACGAAAGCCTGAAAGGTGAAGGCATGGAAGAAGCGCAGGCCAAACTAAAGTCGGTCGAGCAGTTCGCCATCGAATGCGCCATCATGAAAGTCCACGGCTCTGAAGTGCTCGACTACATCGTCGACGAAGGCGTGCAGGTCTACGGTGGCATGGGCTTTTCGGCCGAAGCGCCCATGGACCGTTCGTACCGCGATGCCCGCATCAACCGGATTTTCGAAGGCACTAACGAGATCAACCGCCTGCTGGCCATCGACATGATTCTGAAGCGGGGGATGAAAGGTGAGATCGATCTGATGGGACCGGCCACGGCGGTGTCCAAGGAGATCATGTCCATCCCTGATTTCGGAGCCGATGAAGACGAAAGCTTCTTCGCGGCCGAGAAAAAAACGGTGAAGAATCTGAAAAAAGCCCTTCTGATGACGGCCGGTGCCGCTGTGCAGAAGTACATGAACAAGCTGGCTCACGAGCAGGAGATCATTATGAACCTGGCGGATATGCTGATCGAAATCTATACGGTCGAGTCCGCGATGCTGCGGACCGAGAAGCTGGTCGGCAAGCGGGGCGAAGAAGCGTGTCAGGGGCAGATCGACATGACGCGCACCTACCTGTACGACACGGCCGACCGCATCCATTCCTGGGGAAAGAACGCGATCAACGCTTTCTCTGAAGGCGACGAGCAGCGTGTGATGCTGATGGGGCTGAAGCGGTTTACCAAAGTGGCGCCGTTCAACGCGAAAGAGGCCCGTCGCAGGGTCGCTAACGCGATGATTCAGGAAAACAAGTACATCTATTCGGATTTATACTAA